In Xylanibacter ruminicola 23, a single genomic region encodes these proteins:
- a CDS encoding WbqC family protein yields the protein MQVLLSTTYFGPVQWYQKLHRADTVLIEQWESFLKQTYRNRCLIATTNGVQALTVPVERGTSPLIKDIRISDHGNWRHLHWMALQSAYGESPFFEYYQDDIRPFFEQRWDYLVDFNEAISQKMCELIDIQPQVARTTEFIPEPIDLTDYRSAINPKHPAPDADFSPKPYYQVYAQKHGFLPNLSVLDLLFNMGPESIYYL from the coding sequence ATGCAGGTTTTGCTCAGTACAACCTATTTCGGCCCGGTGCAGTGGTATCAGAAGCTGCATCGGGCTGACACTGTGCTGATTGAACAGTGGGAGAGTTTCCTGAAGCAGACCTATCGCAACCGCTGCCTGATAGCCACCACCAATGGTGTGCAAGCCCTTACCGTGCCCGTTGAACGTGGCACATCGCCTCTTATCAAGGATATCCGCATCAGCGATCATGGCAACTGGCGCCATCTGCACTGGATGGCCCTGCAGAGCGCTTATGGCGAATCGCCTTTCTTTGAGTATTACCAGGACGACATCCGCCCGTTCTTTGAGCAGCGATGGGACTACCTGGTAGATTTTAACGAGGCCATCAGCCAGAAAATGTGCGAACTCATCGATATTCAGCCCCAAGTGGCCCGAACCACTGAGTTCATCCCCGAACCAATAGATCTGACTGACTACCGTTCAGCCATCAACCCTAAGCATCCGGCACCCGATGCCGATTTCTCGCCTAAGCCCTATTATCAGGTGTACGCCCAGAAACATGGGTTCCTGCCCAATCTGTCGGTGTTAGACCTGCTATTTAACATGGGGCCCGAAAGCATATACTATTTATAA
- the panB gene encoding 3-methyl-2-oxobutanoate hydroxymethyltransferase, whose product MRKSIFDLLERKGKQPVSMLTAYDYHTACTIDEAGIDMILVGDSLGNVMLGYENTLAVTVDDMIHHGAAVCRGAKQAFVVIDMPFMSYQVSVEDAVRNAGRIVKETNCQAVKLEGGVEYADRIKAIVQAGIPVVAHIGLTPQSVNAMGGYKVQGKSLEQAKKLLADAKAVEEAGAFAITLECVPAELAKLVTSQTKALTIGIGAGNGCDGQVLVYQDMLGYNNGFIPKFVKKYADLHSVMLEAFKQYKQECEERTFPAAGHTYAISEEVMQALFETELEEVRR is encoded by the coding sequence ATGAGAAAATCTATTTTTGACTTACTAGAACGTAAGGGAAAGCAGCCTGTCAGCATGCTGACGGCTTATGATTATCATACAGCTTGCACAATTGATGAAGCTGGAATCGACATGATTTTGGTTGGCGATTCGCTCGGCAACGTGATGCTGGGTTATGAAAATACACTTGCAGTAACAGTTGATGACATGATTCATCACGGTGCAGCCGTGTGCCGTGGTGCCAAGCAGGCATTCGTGGTTATCGATATGCCGTTTATGTCATATCAAGTATCGGTAGAGGATGCTGTACGCAATGCCGGACGTATCGTAAAAGAAACTAACTGTCAGGCAGTTAAGCTCGAGGGCGGCGTAGAATATGCCGACCGTATCAAGGCTATCGTACAGGCAGGCATCCCTGTCGTGGCACATATCGGACTCACACCACAATCTGTTAATGCCATGGGTGGCTACAAGGTTCAGGGCAAATCGCTCGAACAGGCCAAGAAGCTTCTGGCTGATGCTAAAGCTGTAGAAGAGGCTGGTGCATTTGCCATCACATTGGAGTGTGTGCCTGCAGAATTGGCTAAGCTCGTCACCTCACAGACCAAGGCATTGACCATTGGTATCGGAGCTGGTAATGGCTGCGACGGCCAGGTGTTGGTTTATCAGGATATGCTGGGCTATAACAATGGCTTCATACCTAAGTTCGTGAAGAAATATGCCGACTTGCACAGTGTGATGCTTGAGGCTTTTAAACAATATAAACAAGAGTGTGAAGAGCGTACCTTCCCAGCAGCAGGACATACCTATGCCATCAGCGAAGAGGTGATGCAGGCGCTTTTTGAAACGGAGTTAGAAGAAGTAAGAAGATAA
- the lepB gene encoding signal peptidase I → MVKKKEFDPKVQWVKFIGVLVLYLLFLYWVGSWWGLLVIPFIFDVYITKKIKWQWWKEAEKPVKFVMSWIDALVFALVAVYFINQFFFQNYVIPSSSLEKSLLTGDYLFVSKVSYGPRIPQTPLTMPLTQHTLPVVECKSYIEWPHWEYRRVKGLGNVQLNDIVVFNYPAGDTICTALQYQTEYYNLCYGYGVGNYPNMPNPDNLSAEQRLKLYADIYETGKKIIADHPQEFGEIATRPTDRRENYVKRCVGLPGQTLQIKDHVVYLDGKANKEPDNVQYTYELRLKRHFTDEEMEKWGITQEELVSLNNNGYMPLTNRVVSEMKQCGDLLESIAFHYDRETWSLYPQNGNYHWTRDNYGPIWIPKKGASIHLSLENLPIYERCIRAYEGNDLQVREGKIFINGKQANEYTFKLDYYWMMGDNRHNSADSRYWGFVPEDHIVGKPIFIWWSSDPDRNGFGGIRWSRIGNIVDNIK, encoded by the coding sequence ATGGTAAAAAAGAAAGAATTCGACCCCAAGGTGCAGTGGGTCAAGTTTATTGGCGTGCTGGTGCTGTATCTGCTCTTCCTGTATTGGGTTGGCAGCTGGTGGGGACTGCTGGTAATACCATTTATCTTTGACGTGTACATTACCAAAAAGATAAAGTGGCAGTGGTGGAAAGAGGCCGAAAAGCCCGTTAAGTTTGTAATGTCGTGGATCGATGCCCTGGTGTTTGCGCTGGTGGCCGTTTACTTCATCAACCAGTTCTTCTTCCAGAACTACGTGATTCCATCAAGTTCTTTGGAAAAGTCGCTGTTGACAGGCGATTACCTGTTTGTATCAAAGGTAAGCTACGGTCCACGTATTCCTCAGACACCCTTGACGATGCCTCTTACCCAGCACACCCTGCCTGTGGTAGAGTGCAAGAGCTACATTGAGTGGCCACACTGGGAGTATCGTCGTGTAAAAGGCTTGGGTAACGTGCAGCTGAACGATATCGTAGTGTTCAACTATCCTGCCGGCGATACCATCTGTACCGCCCTGCAGTATCAGACCGAATATTACAACCTGTGCTACGGCTACGGTGTTGGCAACTATCCCAACATGCCCAACCCCGATAACCTTTCAGCCGAGCAGCGACTGAAGCTGTACGCCGATATCTATGAGACAGGTAAGAAGATTATCGCCGACCACCCACAGGAGTTTGGCGAGATTGCTACCCGTCCAACCGACCGTCGTGAGAACTATGTAAAGCGTTGTGTGGGATTGCCCGGACAAACTTTGCAGATTAAGGACCATGTGGTATATCTGGACGGCAAGGCCAACAAGGAGCCCGACAACGTGCAGTACACCTACGAACTGCGCCTGAAGCGCCATTTTACCGACGAGGAGATGGAGAAGTGGGGCATTACCCAGGAGGAACTGGTATCGCTTAACAATAATGGTTACATGCCACTTACCAATCGCGTGGTGAGCGAGATGAAACAATGCGGCGACCTGCTGGAGAGCATCGCTTTCCATTACGACCGCGAAACATGGAGCCTGTATCCACAGAACGGCAACTACCACTGGACCCGCGATAACTACGGTCCTATCTGGATTCCAAAGAAGGGTGCCAGCATCCATCTCTCGCTGGAGAATCTGCCTATCTACGAGCGCTGTATCCGTGCCTACGAGGGTAACGACCTGCAGGTTCGCGAAGGCAAGATTTTTATTAACGGCAAGCAGGCCAACGAGTACACCTTTAAGCTGGATTACTACTGGATGATGGGTGATAACCGTCATAATTCGGCCGACTCTCGTTACTGGGGATTTGTGCCCGAGGATCATATTGTGGGTAAGCCTATCTTCATCTGGTGGAGTAGCGATCCCGACCGCAACGGATTTGGCGGCATTCGCTGGAGCCGTATCGGTAACATCGTAGATAATATTAAATAA
- the panD gene encoding aspartate 1-decarboxylase, with product MDITLLKAKIHRAVVTQADLDYVGSITIDSDLLRESGILEYEKVEIADIDNGSRFATYAIAGEAGSGIICLNGAAAKCVNVGDKVIIMAYATMTPEEARDHKPTVLFVDEHNKVVRKANYEKHGLLVEQ from the coding sequence ATGGATATAACACTGCTGAAGGCAAAGATACATCGTGCTGTGGTTACCCAGGCCGATCTGGATTACGTGGGCAGTATCACTATCGACTCCGACTTGCTGCGCGAGAGTGGCATTCTGGAGTACGAGAAAGTAGAGATTGCCGATATCGACAACGGCAGTCGCTTTGCCACCTATGCCATTGCTGGCGAGGCCGGATCGGGCATTATCTGCCTGAACGGTGCCGCTGCCAAGTGCGTGAACGTAGGCGACAAGGTGATTATCATGGCCTATGCCACGATGACGCCTGAGGAGGCCCGCGACCACAAGCCTACTGTGCTGTTTGTAGATGAGCACAACAAGGTGGTTCGCAAGGCCAACTACGAGAAGCACGGCCTGCTGGTTGAACAGTAA
- the dapB gene encoding 4-hydroxy-tetrahydrodipicolinate reductase translates to MKIALIGYGKMGKMIEQIALDRGHEIVSIIDIDNQQDFDSPEFASADVAIEFTAPQAAYGNYLKAWAKGVKVVSGSTGWMTEHGDEVRKACNEEGKTLFWASNFSIGVAIFSAVNRYLAKIMNQFPQYDVEMEETHHVHKLDHPSGTAITLAEEIVDNIDRKEAWKEDTTDKKYLRVDHIRRGEVPGIHTIRYDSDADLITITHDAHSRKGFALGAVLAAEYTSQHQGLLTISDMFKF, encoded by the coding sequence ATGAAAATAGCTTTAATCGGCTACGGCAAGATGGGTAAGATGATTGAACAGATAGCCCTCGACCGTGGTCATGAGATTGTAAGTATTATCGACATCGATAATCAGCAGGATTTCGATTCGCCTGAGTTCGCATCGGCCGATGTGGCCATCGAGTTTACGGCCCCACAGGCTGCCTATGGCAACTATCTTAAGGCGTGGGCTAAGGGCGTAAAAGTTGTTAGTGGTTCAACCGGATGGATGACCGAGCATGGCGACGAGGTGCGCAAGGCTTGCAATGAGGAGGGTAAAACACTCTTCTGGGCGTCGAACTTCTCAATCGGTGTGGCCATTTTCTCTGCCGTAAACCGCTATCTGGCTAAGATTATGAACCAGTTCCCACAGTACGATGTGGAGATGGAGGAGACACATCATGTGCACAAGCTCGACCATCCCAGCGGAACTGCCATCACACTGGCCGAAGAGATTGTAGATAACATCGACCGCAAGGAAGCTTGGAAAGAGGATACTACCGACAAGAAGTACCTGCGTGTGGATCATATCCGTCGTGGCGAGGTGCCTGGTATCCACACTATCCGCTATGATAGCGATGCCGACCTGATTACCATCACTCACGATGCCCACAGTCGTAAGGGTTTTGCCCTGGGAGCCGTGCTGGCAGCCGAGTACACAAGTCAGCATCAGGGACTGCTCACCATCAGCGATATGTTTAAATTCTAA
- the panC gene encoding pantoate--beta-alanine ligase, with the protein MKVVKTVKEVREIVAGWRKEGLTVGLVPTMGFLHEGHQSLIRKSASQNDRTVVSVFVNPIQFGPNEDLEAYPRDLNRDMQKVEEAGGNLIFNPEPAEMYPGHFTSFIDTTETTELLCGAVRPVHFRGVCTVVGKLFNIVCPDRAYFGQKDAQQLATVKRFVRDLNFPVEIVPCPIVREDDGLAKSSRNTYLNADERQAALILSKSLKLGKQAIEAGERDAQKVIDIIRKNLETEPMARIDYVEVVDFENIQRTASIQGEVLVAIAVYIGKTRLIDNFIVNI; encoded by the coding sequence ATGAAAGTTGTTAAGACAGTAAAGGAGGTAAGAGAGATTGTAGCCGGTTGGCGTAAAGAAGGACTCACCGTAGGACTGGTGCCTACGATGGGATTCCTACACGAGGGTCATCAGAGCCTCATCCGCAAGTCGGCCAGTCAGAACGACCGCACGGTGGTTTCGGTTTTCGTTAACCCCATCCAGTTCGGTCCTAACGAGGATCTGGAGGCTTATCCACGCGATTTGAACCGCGATATGCAGAAGGTTGAAGAGGCTGGTGGCAACCTGATTTTCAACCCCGAGCCCGCCGAGATGTATCCTGGCCACTTTACATCGTTTATCGATACCACCGAGACTACCGAGCTGCTTTGTGGTGCCGTTCGCCCCGTTCACTTCCGTGGTGTGTGCACCGTAGTAGGTAAGCTCTTTAATATTGTTTGTCCCGATCGTGCTTACTTCGGACAGAAGGATGCCCAGCAGCTGGCTACCGTTAAGCGTTTTGTGCGCGATCTTAACTTCCCCGTTGAGATTGTGCCCTGCCCTATCGTTCGCGAGGACGACGGACTGGCCAAATCGAGCCGTAACACTTACCTGAATGCCGACGAGCGCCAGGCAGCGCTGATTCTTTCAAAGAGCTTGAAGCTGGGTAAGCAGGCTATCGAGGCTGGCGAGCGCGACGCTCAGAAGGTGATCGACATCATCCGAAAGAATCTGGAGACCGAGCCTATGGCCCGTATCGACTATGTTGAGGTGGTTGATTTCGAAAATATCCAGCGCACAGCCAGTATCCAGGGCGAGGTTCTGGTTGCCATCGCCGTTTATATCGGTAAGACCCGACTGATTGATAATTTCATCGTAAATATTTAA